The stretch of DNA CGTTCTTGCCCCGGTAGTCGGCGAGCGATACCGACCGGCCCTCGGCGTCAGGCAGGGTGAAGTCCGGCGCGGGGGTGCCGGGCTGGAGCTTGACGGTGACATTCTGGCTCATGGAGTTCCTTCGGCAGATGGGTTGCGGTCTGAGGTGGACAACGCCACGGGCCATCAGTGTATTCCGCCGTGGGTGCGCGGCCCGGGGCGCACCCGGCCGGTTCAGGCTACTGTGGAAAGTGGTCCCGTTCCCTCCGCGAAAGGAAGTCCCATGAGTGATCCGCAGGCAAGCAGCAACGATCCGGCTGAGCTGCGCGGGCCGGGCGACCCGGACGCCGTCGAAACCCCGCACCCCGAAGGCGAGACGGCCCAGGCCGGGAACATCCGGGAGGAGCAGCTGACCCACGCTGCGGGGACCGTTCCCGCCGCTTATGTCGGATCAGGGGATCCAGAGGCGAAGGACAAACCGGAAGAGGCGGCCGGGGCCGGCATGTGGGACGAAGACGCCTGAAAACGCGTCCGGGCCGCTGGTGACAGCGTGTTCATAGCCCGGGCACAGGCTGGCTGGCTAACGTGGAACCACCATGGACGAACGCGCACCGCACCTATCAAGCCCTTATCAGGGCCGCCACTTCCGCCGCGCCCGCCGCTTTCCTGGCATCCGGGCCTCCCTGCTGGCGCTGGGCGCCGCGGTCCTGGCGGTGGCGGTCGCCGCAGGCGTCCACTCTGCCGCCGAAGCCCGCCCGGCAAGGGGCCCGGTACCGGCCGCTGCGGCCGCCGCGGCTGCGACCAAGGGAACACCCGGCCCGGCGGCGTTGAACGGAACTGCGTCCGGCGGCGTTGACGCCCAGCTGGACGCGGAGATCAAGCGCATTATCGATGACAACGGCGACTACCAAATCGGCGTCGCGCTCCTTGACCTCTCGGGTGGGCCGGTCCACGGATACGGCGTTGAGGACCCATTCGTAGCCGCCAGCACGGCGAAGGTCTTGGCGGCGGAGGCGTACTACAGTCTGGTCGAATCGGGCGAGGCCTCCCTGGACGATCCCATGGGGGACTACACGGCGGGGTTTCAGCTCAAGGAGATGATCCAGCAAAGCGACAACGACTCCTGGTCGCTGATCATGGATGCCGTGGGCCACGCGGCGTTGGCGGACTATGCGGCCTCGATGGGCGTGGACTATGACCCCGAGTCGAACGCCCTGACCCCCGCGGGGATGGCCCGGATCCTGGCCGGCCTGTATACCGGGGAGCTGCTGGACGCGCAGGACACCGCCGAGCTCTTGTCCTACATGCAGGACACCAACTACGAGGCGCTCATCCCGGCCGCGGTTCCGGCCGGTGTCACCGTCTTCCAGAAGTACGGCCTGCTCGGCGGGGAACTGCACGACGCGGCGATCCTCGAGAAGGACGGGACCGCGTATGCCTTTGTCGTCTTCACCAAGGGCGACGACCTGGCCTCGGTGCCGGCACGCACTGAAGTCATCCACCAGCTCACGGAGGCCGTGACAGACGCCTTGTTCTAGGCCACTCGGGACGCGTCACCGGTAAGGCTCTGCCCGTGGAGTTGCCTGCCCAGTAGCGGCGGCTGCCGGCCCATGGTCAGTTTCGGGATCCAAAGTAGCGGCTGGTGGCGGTCGGCATGGTGGACTTATGATGCTTCACGCGTTCCTCAAGAACACGGGTCGCCAGCCATCCCGAAGGGAGCGAAGAACAGGCGAAGCGCAGCCACCGGGCGTCCCCGTAGGCTATGAACCGGTCCGGGCTCACCTGCAACTGTTCGGCGACGGCCATCACCTCCGTGTGGGCCTTGAGGTATCGCGACGGCGTCAAGTTGTTGCGACGCAGGCGCCGCTCCAGATGGAAATCCAGGTATGCGAGGTCACGCGCCGCCTCTGCCTGGGCTGCATCGTCGAAGTCAAGCAGCCCGAAAGGGGATCCGTCGTCGGCGCTGGCGATGATCTGCCGGTCATGCAGGTCTCCATGGGACCACACCAGCGGGTCCGGTGCCGTCCCAAGCAAGTTCGTGGTCACCTGCTCTGCCATGGCCACCAGGATGTCGCGTCGGGTGGACAGTGCCGGAACCTTTTCTGAATGCTGGAGCCAACGTTTCACCCAACGGGCCGCGGACTTGGCTTCCACCTCCGGTGAATGGACCGGCAGCGCGCTTAGAACGGTTTGTCTGCTCGGGTCAGACGTCGAGCTCAGCTGGGCGACCCACGCGCGGGACCACTTTTCCCAGACGGCGGCGAACTCTTTGTCCCCGATCGTGGTGTAGTCCTCGCCGATTTCGCCCAGCGTCCGTCCGGGGAGTGCGCTGAGAACGAGGGTGTCCGGGGAGCTCTGGATCACCTCGGGTGCCGTAAAGGCGCCGGTGTCCAGCAGGATGTCCATCTGGGCGCAGCGCGCAGCGGGGATGACGGCGCTGCCTGGCCGGAAGATCTTGATGTAACGGCCTTCGGCCCTGATGATCGCCCGCGTGTGGGGCCAATGGGAGATGATTTCTCCGAGCTGCCTTTCCGTCCGAAGGGCCGGCAGCTCCGGGTCATCCTCGGGCAGGAGCTCAAAGTGGCCTTGGTTCAGCTGGGCTCCCCGGACGCCCGGCCATCCTGCGGTTTGGACCTCCAGCAGGTATTTTCCGGGTTGTCTGTCGCGCCACGCTTTGTGGACGCGCCACGCGGTGCCAGCGTCGTCGGTGTAATTCCAAAGCGGCAGGTGTCCGGTCATGCGATCAGCTCCAAAAACCGGCTGGCTGGCTGCCCGTCAGATTCGAGGATCCAAAGGGCTGTGGGCGTTGTGCTCGCTCCTCGAGAACGCCGGTTGCCAGGGTTGAGCGCGCGGGGAGCGAGGAACATGCCAGTCGGATCCAGCTGGCGTCGGAATAGGCGTCGAACCGTCCCTGGCTGACCTGCAGCTGTTCTGCAGCCCGCATCACCGCGGTGTGGGCCACGGCGTAACGCTCCGGGGTCAGGGTGCTCTGCCGCAGGCGCAGTTCCAAGTGGACGTCCAAGTTGGCCAGATCACGCGCAGCCTCGCCCTGGGCCGCGTCGTCAAAGTCAAGCAGGCCAAACGGCGGCCCTCCGTCGCGGACGATGACCTGCATGTCGTGGAGATCCCCGTGGTTCCACACCATCGGGTCCGGCGCAGCCTGGAGCAGGTTCGTTATTATGCGGTCTGCGCTGGCGCGCAAGGCCTCCCGTTGGGACGCCAGTGCCGGTACACGCTCGGCGTGGTGGAGCCAACGCTTCAGCCACCTGGCCACGACAGCGACTTCCTCCTCCGGTGAATGGACCGGAAGGGTGCTGAGGACCTTGCGCCGGGTTGCGTCGGAGGCGGCGGTCAGTTGCGCCACCCACGCCCGGGACCATGCCGTCCACGTGGCGGCGAAGGCCTTTTCGTCGACAGTGCTGTGGTTTTCGCCAATTTCGCGCAACGTCGGTCCGGGGAGGGCCCGGAAGACCAGGGTGTCGGGGGAGTGGTGCAGGATCGCGGGCGCCGTGAAGGCGCCGGCGTCCAGCAGCAGGTCCATCTGGGCGCAGCGTTCCGCGGGGACGTCGGCGCTGCCAGGCTGGAAGACCTTGATGTAGCGGCCGTCCGCCCGGATGATGGCCCGCATATAAGGACGGTAAGCAATGACCTCCCCGTGCTCCCTTTCGGCCCGGAGGGCCGGCAGCTCCGGGTCGTCATCAGGTAGGAGCCTAAACCGACCGTGGCTGATCTGGGCTCCTCGGACCCCGGGCTGCCCGGGAGCGAGGACCTCCAGAACATAGTCCGAGGGTTTCTTGTCGTGCCAGGCACGGTGGACGTGCCACGCGATGCCGGCGTCATCGGTGTAAGTGGGAAGAGGCGGATGCCATCCCATGCGATCAGCTCCCAAGCTTGGCGGTTGTGCCATTGGGTGTCGGCCGGCCGGTCGTTAGCCGCAGGTCCCGCAGCACGCTGCTCATGTTGGCACCTCGAACAGCTCATCCGGTTGCTTGGCCCGCTGCCGTCGGACCCACCCGGAGAACCGCGAGCCGGGATCGGCCAGCAGTAACTGCGGCGGCCCGTCTTCGACAATCTCGCCGTCTTCGAGCCAGATCACCCGGTCGCATGACTGCGCAGAGTTGATGTCGTGGGTGATCGTTATAGAGGTGCGCCCCTCAGTGAGTTGATCGAGGGCGCTGAGCACCGAATCGCGGGAGGCAGGGTCTAGGCCCGAGGTGGCCTCGTCCAGAATCACCACCGGTGCCTTCCGAAGCATGGCGCGGGCGACGGCCAGCCGCTGGCGCTGGCCCCCGGACAGGTCGTTGGCGGACTCGCCGAGGACTGTGTCGTAGCCTTCAGGCAGGGCACGGATGAAACTGTCGGCCTGGGCGAGGACGGCAACGGCCTCGATTTCCTCGTCGGTGGCGTCGAGACGGCCGAACCGGATGTTTTCCCGCACCGTGGTGCCGAACAGGACGGAATCCTGGAGCAGGATTGAGACGTGTGATCGGACCGAAGCGATCGTCACGTCCCGCAGGTCCTTGCCGCCGAGGCTGACGCTCCCCTTCCCTGGGTCCACCATCCGAAGGACCATGCTGGCCAAGGTCGATTTTCCGGCGCCCGAGGGCCCAAGCAAGGCGCAGTGCTGCCCCGCCGGTATGGTCAGGTTGATCCCCTTTAGCACGGTGGTTCCGTCGATGTGTCCGGCCCAGACGTCGTCAAAGACGATGTCCGGATGCGGGCAGTCCAGGGCAACGGCGTGGGGTGCTTCGGGCAGGTCGCTCTGGGCCTCTAGAAGGTCGGCTACCCGTTCTCCGGAGGCGGTCGCGCGGGCTACCCGGCTGGTGTAGCGGGCCACATCCTTCAGCGGCCTCATTCCGGTCTTGAGGTAGAAGAGGAAAACAACGAGATCCCCAGGCGTCATTGCCTGCTGCATCACCCGCCACCCGCCGGCGGCCAGGACGGCCGCCGTCGCGATCCCTATCAGGACATCGGTTTTCCGCTGGAGGCTGGCGGCCAGCCGGAGTGCGACGACGCCGGAACCCAGGGCGGCCTGGTTGCTCTTGCGGAACCCGGAGCTGATGGTGTCTTCAAGCCCGTACGCCTGAACTTCCCGCATGGCTCCCAGGGTCTGTGCGGCGGTGGTTGCCAGGGCACTCTCTCCTTTGCGTGACTTGCGGGCCGCCGAGGTGATGGAGCCGGAGCTCTTACGGGACAGCAGGACGAAAATGCCGATGGCAAGGAGAGTCACGAGGGCGATCAAGGGATCGAGCCAGATCATAAGGAATGACATGGCAATCAGGGACACGGTGTTGCCGATGAGAGGCAGTCCTGCGGTGACGGCTACTTCCTGCAGCCGCGATACGTCTCCCACCAGACGCTGTACCGTATCGCCCGTTGAGGCATGGCTGTGGTGCCGCATGGACAGGCTCTGCACATGGCGGAAGGTCCGGGCGCGCAGCTCGGAGGAAATCCGGGTGCCCACGAGGGCAAACGAAATTGCCGAAAAATAGCCTGCGATGGCCCGGATAACACTGATGAGCACCACGGCGCCGGCGCAAAGAAGTAGGAGCTCGGGGCTCGCCTGCACACTGAACGGGGTCTTGCGCACGGTGGCCCCGAGTGAGTGTGAGACGGCATCGAGGACGACCTTCACGGGCCACGGCTCAAGAAGCCTGAGGAGAACTTCGGCGGCCATGGTGATAAAGCCCCACGTGATGAGCGCCCTGTGCCCGTGCAGATGGGGACGGACACAACGCAAAGTCCGCCGCAGCGGTGATGGTGCTGCTGGCGTCTTGACCGGGGACCTTCGCCAGAAGGTCCGCCACCTCCGTCGCGGTGACTGCTGGGCTGGTGTGCTCATTGGGCGGCCAACCTCCGAACGGGTGGCAGTGAGTGGGTGATGCGCGTGAGCACACCGTCCCAGCTGAAGCGCTGCACGGCTTCTGCCCGTGCCGCAGCCCCGAGCCGTTCCCGCAGGTCGGAATCCTGGGCGAGCCGGGCGAGGGCCTCAGCTACCGCGGCAGGCTCCCCGGGTGGCACGAGGAGGCCGGTACGCCCGTGCTCCAGGATGGAAGGGATCTGACCCACGGCGCTCGCGATGATCGGTAGCGCTGCCGCCATGTATTCGTAGACCTTCAGCGGAGAGAAGTAATCGGCCTGTCCTTCGATCTCAGCCGGGTAGGGGGCAGCGGCGGCATCGGCGGCGTCCAGCAGCCCCGGCACGGAGTCGGGCGGCACGGCACCGGTGAATTCGGCCTCCACGCCGAGACCGACGGCGAGCAGTTCGAGGTCCTCCCGGACAGGGCCGTCACCGACCACGAGCACACGCCAGCAGCGTGCGGGGTCCGGTGTCTGGGCGTTGGCCAGAGCAACACCGTGCAGCAGCCCAGGCACACCGTGCCAGGGCTTGAGCGTGCCGACAAAGGCAACTGTAAGGCGGTCCGGGTTGCGCCTGCCGGGCCGGCGGGGCGTGATCCGGCGGACGTTGACGCCGTTGGGCACCAACACCGTCCGGGCGGTTGGAACCCGCTCCCGCACCCAACGGACCACCGGTTCCGAGACGCAGGCGACGACGTCCGCCGTTCCGGCATTGCGCCGCAGTACGGTTTCGGCTTTCCTTACGTCCACCAGCTGGCGGTACCGCTGCTGCTCCTCGATCAGCGGGGCGTTGACTTCGAGCACCGACGGGATATCCAGCACGGGGGCAAGAACAGACAGGGCCGGACTAAATAGCGAGTAGCGTTCGTACACTAGGCCGCAACCGCGATGGAGCACGTCGTCCACTAGGGCAAGTGCGGCGTCCTCGATGGCTTGTTCGCGGGCCGCCCCAACGGGGGTTGAGGTCGGTCGGACTTCCACGACGTCCAGATCAACCAGATCGGCAGGGATGTCGGTGCCGCGGTGGGTGCAGTAGACGGTAACGTCGGAGCCGGTGCCGCGCCACGCCCGGACGATCTCCTGGACATGGACCGAGGAGCCCTTGGTGCCGAAGACAGGCACTCCCGGGTCGGCGCAGAGATAGGCTACGCGCGTCATGCGACTTGCCTCTCCGGGCGGGAGAGGGCGCGGAGCAGCCCGGCCTGGCGGCGGACGTCGTAGTCCTCCTCGACCAGTGCACGGGCGCTGCGGGCCAAGGCAGCCCGGTCCGTGCCGGGGGAAGCGAGCGTGTGGACAGCGCGGGCCAGCGCGTGGGGATTCCCCGGCCGGACCAGGACACCGGTGGAGCCGTTGCGGATGGCTTCTGGGATCCCGGTGACCGAGGTGCTGACGCAGGGGACTCCGGTGGCCATGGCTTCGAGCAGAACAGTGGGCATGCCGTCAGCGTTGCCGTCGGCGCCCACCACGCACGGGGCCACGAACACATCGGCCGAGTCGAGCAGTTCGTGGATCTGGTCCTGGGTCTGGGGCCCGAGCAGGCGGACGGTGTCCTGCAACCGAAGCTGCCGGATACTTGCCTCCAGCTCCTCGGCCAAAATGCCGGTGCCTGCGATGCGCAGCTCCAGCTTGATGCCCTCGTCCCGTAATTCGGCGGCAGCCGGCAGCAGATGCTGGAACCCTTTCTTTTCCACCAGCCGACCCACCGCGGCGAGGCGCAACGTCGTATCGAGCGGTCGCGGGTCGCGGTACGGGAAGCGCTCCAGCTCCAGTCCGTTGCGGACCAAATGCAGCCGCGAGGTGGCGGCCGGGAAGCGGCGGCGAAGGTAGCGCAGGTTGAACCGGCTGATGGTCACGGCGTGGTGGGCCTGTTGGAGCTTCAGCTGGAGGTCATCGTCACGGACCGACTCGTGGAAGATATCCACGGCATGGGCAGTGAAGGAGAAGGGGATGCCTGTCATCGCCGAGGCAAGCCGTGCCACCGTAGTGGCGCCGGAGGCGAAGTGGACGTGCATGTGCCGAATGTTCCGGCCCTGAAGGACGGTGGCCAGATTAATGGCCTGGACGGCGTCGTCGGCTGTGGCGGCGGCGAGTTGGCTAAGATTCCGGCCAATGGCGGGCGTAAGTCCGGCCGCGACCGCGGTCTGCAGGCTCTCCCACAGGGCCACGGTCTTGATGGGCCGGTCGATGTAGGTCACCGGTGCCTGGACCCGGGCCAGTTCGGCGTGGAACCGGGCATCGGTGGTAGGCCGCAGGGAGAAGATCTCGATCCGGTCCCCGGCGGCTTCACGTGCCAGGATCTCGGAGACAATGAACGTCTCCGAGAACCGCGGATACATCTTGAGGACGTACGCCGTCCCCGGTTCAGACGGCAACACGGGCGGCACTTCCTTTCGCAGCTGCAGGGACCTCAAGCGCGCTTACTGCCGCTTCGTCTGCGGCGATACCGGCAGCCACGGCAGGCCCAAGCAGCCCAGCTGCCAGCTGCGGTACGCGGATCAGCCCGTCCAGGACCGCCCGCCGGCGGTCCACGGTGGTGCCGCGCCGCGTGTCGAGCCACTCGGCTAGGATCTCCGGGGTCAGCGTGCTGATCTCGTGCTGTTCCAAATAGCCGGCCGTGGCGAGGGAGTTGGCCCGGATGCGCTGTTCAGCGCGCGACTCCGTGCGCGGGACTATGAGGGCGGGGACGCTGGTGCTCATGATCTCGCACACGGTGTTGTATCCCCCCATCGCCACTACGGCGGCCGCATGGCGGAGGTGGAAGACGACGTCGTCCAGTGCCGGAACTACCTTCACACCGGGGCGCGCGTGGCGAACGAGGTCCTCGTACTCCTTTGTGGGCATCTGGGGACCGGCTACGACGAGGTGGCCCAGCCCGGCCGGGAGCGGGGCCGCGACGGCGATGCGGGCCAGGGCATGGCCGTCCGAACCGCCGCCCACCGTGGTCATCACATACGGGCCGTCCATGCAGCTCGTACCGGAGACCGAAGGACGCCCGGCGGCGAGGTAGCCGGTGTAGCGGATGAGCTTGCGGAGTGAGAACGGGATCTCGCCGGACGCCACCGGGTCGTGGACGGCAGGGTCGCCGTAGACCCAGATCGCATCGAAAAGGGACTTGACCATCCGCGCTCCACCGAACCGGGCCCACTCGCTGAAGGCGGGGCCCGGGGCGTCCAAGACTTCACGCAGGCCCAGCACCACGCGCACGGGACCAGCGGCACGGGCATGCCGCAGGGCGCCCTCCAGTTCCCGGTGGACGCCGGTGGCGTGGCGGTCCACAATCACCAGGTCGGGGCGGAAGCCAGCCAGCACTCCCTGTAACAGCCGCGAACGTAGGGACACGAGCTGGTCCATGGGCAGGCTGAGATTGCGTGGCAGGTAGCCCGCCGGGCTCTTCCCAATTCCGGGAAGCAACACCCAGTCCCAGCCTTCCGGTGCAGGGAAGCCGGGGGCGTGCGAGGTTCCGGTGATGAGGATACCGGTGACGGGGCGGCCGGTCAGCCCTGGGAGCTGGTTGGCGAGCGCGTGTGCCAGCACTAGATTCCGGCGCACGTGGCCCAGGCCCACTGAGTCGTGTGAGTAAAACACTATCCGCAGTGGCTCCACGGTAATCCTCCCGGCTTTTCCTTAGCTACAGCTTGCGGCCGCAGCGTGAGGAACCGATGAGGAGAGGATTAATGATTCTTAATCAGCCGCCTGCGTGGGCTCAGAGCCGGGCTACGACGGATTGCAGCGGGATCCGGATGAGGAAGCGGGATCCGTGGCCGTATTCGGATTCGACGCCGGCCGTCCCGCCGTGCGCTTCGGCGATTGCCGAGACAATCGCCAGGCCCAGTCCGGATCCTTCGTTCCCGCGGCCGGGGTGCGCGCGGCCGAACCGCTCGAAGATCCGTTGTTGGTCTTCTGCGGCGATGCCGGTCCCGGTATCCCGCACCCACAGCACCAGCGTGTCAGCCTCCAACGGCAGGGCATCCGGCACCAACGGGTTGTCCGGACGCGCGGAGCCCCCCGGCGCCGTCGAGCATTCAAGTCGGCTGCCGAGGGCGATGGTGGAGGACGGCCCGGTGTATTTGACCGCGTTGGCAGCAAGTTGGACCAGGGCCTGGGTGAGCCGTTGGGGGTCCGCGTCCAGAACGGCATCGGCTGTCTCGTCAAGCTGCCAATGGCGGTCCGCCAGAACGTGGACTTTTTCCATCACCTGGTGCAGGAAGTCCGGGAACCGGACGGGCTGGTTCCTGAGGAAATCAGGCCGGCCGGCGTTGGCCAACAGGAGCAGGTCATCCACGAGCCGCTGCATCCGGTCCACTTCGTCGAGCAGCACCTCCCGCGTGGCCGTCACGTCGGCGGGATCGTCCACTGACACGAGTTCCAGATGCCCGCGGAGAATCGTCAGCGGGGTCCGCAGCTCATGACCGGCGTCGTCGAGGAACTTCTGCTGCTGCTGTGCGCCTTCGTCCAGCCGTTCGAGCATGGTGTTGAAGGTCTTCATGAGCAACGTTACGTCGTCGGCGCCCCGGCGGACTTCCACCCGCTGTGTCATGTCCTCGGGACCGAAATCCTGGGTGGCTTCGCGCAGCCGCCGCAACGGGTACAGCATCCTGCCGGCCACCGCGCCGCCGAAAATGGCTGCGGCGAGCAGCGTGGTAGTCGCCACGAGGACGTAGGTCTGGACCGAGGCCGCGAGGTGCTCCTTCACATCGTGGGTGTCCCGTCCGACCAACAGATACGTCACCGGTCCGGGCGGGCCTTTCACCGGCACCACGACCGCCCGGAAATGAAGCGTCTGGGC from Arthrobacter sp. B3I9 encodes:
- a CDS encoding ABC transporter ATP-binding protein, which produces MAAEVLLRLLEPWPVKVVLDAVSHSLGATVRKTPFSVQASPELLLLCAGAVVLISVIRAIAGYFSAISFALVGTRISSELRARTFRHVQSLSMRHHSHASTGDTVQRLVGDVSRLQEVAVTAGLPLIGNTVSLIAMSFLMIWLDPLIALVTLLAIGIFVLLSRKSSGSITSAARKSRKGESALATTAAQTLGAMREVQAYGLEDTISSGFRKSNQAALGSGVVALRLAASLQRKTDVLIGIATAAVLAAGGWRVMQQAMTPGDLVVFLFYLKTGMRPLKDVARYTSRVARATASGERVADLLEAQSDLPEAPHAVALDCPHPDIVFDDVWAGHIDGTTVLKGINLTIPAGQHCALLGPSGAGKSTLASMVLRMVDPGKGSVSLGGKDLRDVTIASVRSHVSILLQDSVLFGTTVRENIRFGRLDATDEEIEAVAVLAQADSFIRALPEGYDTVLGESANDLSGGQRQRLAVARAMLRKAPVVILDEATSGLDPASRDSVLSALDQLTEGRTSITITHDINSAQSCDRVIWLEDGEIVEDGPPQLLLADPGSRFSGWVRRQRAKQPDELFEVPT
- a CDS encoding glycosyltransferase family protein, coding for MFYSHDSVGLGHVRRNLVLAHALANQLPGLTGRPVTGILITGTSHAPGFPAPEGWDWVLLPGIGKSPAGYLPRNLSLPMDQLVSLRSRLLQGVLAGFRPDLVIVDRHATGVHRELEGALRHARAAGPVRVVLGLREVLDAPGPAFSEWARFGGARMVKSLFDAIWVYGDPAVHDPVASGEIPFSLRKLIRYTGYLAAGRPSVSGTSCMDGPYVMTTVGGGSDGHALARIAVAAPLPAGLGHLVVAGPQMPTKEYEDLVRHARPGVKVVPALDDVVFHLRHAAAVVAMGGYNTVCEIMSTSVPALIVPRTESRAEQRIRANSLATAGYLEQHEISTLTPEILAEWLDTRRGTTVDRRRAVLDGLIRVPQLAAGLLGPAVAAGIAADEAAVSALEVPAAAKGSAARVAV
- a CDS encoding serine hydrolase, which gives rise to MDERAPHLSSPYQGRHFRRARRFPGIRASLLALGAAVLAVAVAAGVHSAAEARPARGPVPAAAAAAAATKGTPGPAALNGTASGGVDAQLDAEIKRIIDDNGDYQIGVALLDLSGGPVHGYGVEDPFVAASTAKVLAAEAYYSLVESGEASLDDPMGDYTAGFQLKEMIQQSDNDSWSLIMDAVGHAALADYAASMGVDYDPESNALTPAGMARILAGLYTGELLDAQDTAELLSYMQDTNYEALIPAAVPAGVTVFQKYGLLGGELHDAAILEKDGTAYAFVVFTKGDDLASVPARTEVIHQLTEAVTDALF
- a CDS encoding phosphotransferase, which produces MGWHPPLPTYTDDAGIAWHVHRAWHDKKPSDYVLEVLAPGQPGVRGAQISHGRFRLLPDDDPELPALRAEREHGEVIAYRPYMRAIIRADGRYIKVFQPGSADVPAERCAQMDLLLDAGAFTAPAILHHSPDTLVFRALPGPTLREIGENHSTVDEKAFAATWTAWSRAWVAQLTAASDATRRKVLSTLPVHSPEEEVAVVARWLKRWLHHAERVPALASQREALRASADRIITNLLQAAPDPMVWNHGDLHDMQVIVRDGGPPFGLLDFDDAAQGEAARDLANLDVHLELRLRQSTLTPERYAVAHTAVMRAAEQLQVSQGRFDAYSDASWIRLACSSLPARSTLATGVLEERAQRPQPFGSSNLTGSQPAGFWS
- a CDS encoding phosphotransferase, whose protein sequence is MTGHLPLWNYTDDAGTAWRVHKAWRDRQPGKYLLEVQTAGWPGVRGAQLNQGHFELLPEDDPELPALRTERQLGEIISHWPHTRAIIRAEGRYIKIFRPGSAVIPAARCAQMDILLDTGAFTAPEVIQSSPDTLVLSALPGRTLGEIGEDYTTIGDKEFAAVWEKWSRAWVAQLSSTSDPSRQTVLSALPVHSPEVEAKSAARWVKRWLQHSEKVPALSTRRDILVAMAEQVTTNLLGTAPDPLVWSHGDLHDRQIIASADDGSPFGLLDFDDAAQAEAARDLAYLDFHLERRLRRNNLTPSRYLKAHTEVMAVAEQLQVSPDRFIAYGDARWLRFACSSLPSGWLATRVLEERVKHHKSTMPTATSRYFGSRN
- a CDS encoding HAMP domain-containing sensor histidine kinase — translated: MTATLTRLRESARAARSTQPVPPPGGNPEQPGWSARAHSVRFRVVAAMLLMMFAGLVVAGLITFAVQFQDSDARTDQALLDKAHAVVKLVPTQERSDRETLRHGLHEAAEDIEPRSNEVMAGITEGKVEWTVDGSPGQNLLAEELYSGAVALTGTPDAAFGEITAQTLHFRAVVVPVKGPPGPVTYLLVGRDTHDVKEHLAASVQTYVLVATTTLLAAAIFGGAVAGRMLYPLRRLREATQDFGPEDMTQRVEVRRGADDVTLLMKTFNTMLERLDEGAQQQQKFLDDAGHELRTPLTILRGHLELVSVDDPADVTATREVLLDEVDRMQRLVDDLLLLANAGRPDFLRNQPVRFPDFLHQVMEKVHVLADRHWQLDETADAVLDADPQRLTQALVQLAANAVKYTGPSSTIALGSRLECSTAPGGSARPDNPLVPDALPLEADTLVLWVRDTGTGIAAEDQQRIFERFGRAHPGRGNEGSGLGLAIVSAIAEAHGGTAGVESEYGHGSRFLIRIPLQSVVARL
- a CDS encoding glycosyltransferase family 4 protein: MTRVAYLCADPGVPVFGTKGSSVHVQEIVRAWRGTGSDVTVYCTHRGTDIPADLVDLDVVEVRPTSTPVGAAREQAIEDAALALVDDVLHRGCGLVYERYSLFSPALSVLAPVLDIPSVLEVNAPLIEEQQRYRQLVDVRKAETVLRRNAGTADVVACVSEPVVRWVRERVPTARTVLVPNGVNVRRITPRRPGRRNPDRLTVAFVGTLKPWHGVPGLLHGVALANAQTPDPARCWRVLVVGDGPVREDLELLAVGLGVEAEFTGAVPPDSVPGLLDAADAAAAPYPAEIEGQADYFSPLKVYEYMAAALPIIASAVGQIPSILEHGRTGLLVPPGEPAAVAEALARLAQDSDLRERLGAAARAEAVQRFSWDGVLTRITHSLPPVRRLAAQ
- a CDS encoding glycosyltransferase, whose protein sequence is MLPSEPGTAYVLKMYPRFSETFIVSEILAREAAGDRIEIFSLRPTTDARFHAELARVQAPVTYIDRPIKTVALWESLQTAVAAGLTPAIGRNLSQLAAATADDAVQAINLATVLQGRNIRHMHVHFASGATTVARLASAMTGIPFSFTAHAVDIFHESVRDDDLQLKLQQAHHAVTISRFNLRYLRRRFPAATSRLHLVRNGLELERFPYRDPRPLDTTLRLAAVGRLVEKKGFQHLLPAAAELRDEGIKLELRIAGTGILAEELEASIRQLRLQDTVRLLGPQTQDQIHELLDSADVFVAPCVVGADGNADGMPTVLLEAMATGVPCVSTSVTGIPEAIRNGSTGVLVRPGNPHALARAVHTLASPGTDRAALARSARALVEEDYDVRRQAGLLRALSRPERQVA